The Hymenobacter sp. DG25A nucleotide sequence AAATTACTATAATCCGGACGGAACCTCGGCACCAACTGTCACCATCAATAATGGTTCGTCAGGCGCCCCGATACCCGTTTGTTCGAACGTAGGTACCTCTACCATCCTTTATGTATCTTCTACTTCTGATGCAAAGTTATCCCTATACCGGTTGGATGGTACCACAGAGGTCCTCATTACCAGTGGTGTAAGAGCTGCCGATGCGCAAATAGCTTTTACAGTTACTCCCACTACTAATACACGGTACCGGATCCGGTCACAAGCACAATCTTGTAGCGGTGGCACAACCGATAACTACGGTGATGTTACGCTGCAGCCATCTCTGGGGGTTACGTCAAGCGTAGCCAGTTTATGCTCCGGAGGGCCCGTTACGTTAATCGCTACTGGTTCTCAGTCGGGCGTTTATGCTTGGTATATCGGTGGCGTTTTACAAAGCGAAACGGGAACAACTATTACCCGCACCCTGACTGCCACTACCACTTTTACGGTAACAGCTTTCACCAACAGCACGTGCGGCAACAGCAGCCAGGAAATTACCGTTCCGGTAAATAGCCTCACGGTTACGCCTATCACCAACACAGTTTGCTCCGGGGCAGCAGCAACCTTTACGGCTACCTATTCCGGAAGCGCCGCCACTTTCAGGTGGTATAATTCGGCGGGAACACTCGTGCAGACAACGGGGCCCGGTATCTCTTCTACGTTTACTACCGGCAACTTAACTACCGCCACTACCTACCGTGTAGATGCAACTACTGCTGATTGCAGCACTACGTTAACCCAAAACCTAAGCGTAGCCATTGCGCCTATTACCGCCACTATTACGCCCAGCACCACTATCGTATGTAATAATGGCGCGGTTACCCTGACTGCTGGCTCCAATAATGCCAATGCCACATACCAGTGGTTAAGCTCCAGTACTGCCAATGGTACGTTCACCAATATCTCTGGTGCTACAGGCCCTACTTATAGCTTTGTTGCTGGTAGCCCCGCCCCTGACCTGTTTTACCAGGTAACGGCAACAGGTAGAACCGCAGCTGGTGTTGCGGTGTGCTCGGCTACCTCTGCTACTGCAACAGTTACTAAAGTTGCCTCCGCTACTAACTCGGTTTCTCCTACGGCTGCTACTGTTTGTGCCGGTACGCCTACCACACTAACGGCTACTTCCAACATTACGGGTGCTACTTATGCCTGGTACACTTCGACCTCAAGCCAGGTACTTTCCACTTCCGCTACTTATACACCCAGCCCTACTACAACTACTACTTATAAAGTTGACATTGTTACCAGCTGCGGAACACAAACCCTGAGTTCGGTAATAACCGTGAATCCCTTGCCAACGGTGACGGCCACGGCTTCGCCGACGGCCGTGTGCGCCGGGGTGAACAGCCAGCTGACAGCCAGCGGGGCGACTACCTACAGCTGGTTGCCGGCCACGAACCTGAGCAATGCGAGCATTGCCAACCCGGTCTTTAACTCCAGCACAGCGGGCACTTATACCTACACCGTCACGGGCACCAACGCCAATGGCTGCGTGAATACGGCCACGGTGACTGTCACGGTCAATGCCCTGCCGGTAGTGACCATTACCCCGGCTGCCCCCGCTACCTGCGCCGGCACCCCGGTGCAGCTGACGGCCAGCGGCGCTACTTCGTACAGCTGGTTGCCGGCCACCAACCTGAGCGCAGCCAACATTGCCAACCCGGTGTTCACTTCCAGCACGGCGGGTACTTACACTTACACGGTCACGGGCACCAACGCTAGTGGCTGCACAAGTACCCAGACGGTCACCGTCACGGTCAATCCGACGCCAGTGGTGTCTGCCTTAACGAGCAACAACCCCGTGTGCGCGGGCAATAGCGTGAACCTGGTAGCAACGGCTACCAATGCCGCCAGCTATACCTGGAGCCGTACCCTGAACGGGGTTACCACTGCACTAGGGACGACTACAACCAACACGCTGAGCACGCAAGCCCCGGCAGTAACCAACTCGACGGTGTATACCTATGCCGTATTCGCGACAAGTAGCGCCGGCTGCGCCTCGGTTGAACGTACTGTGGCCGTAACAGTCAACCCACTGCCGACTATTACGGCTATTACGTCTAACCCTGCTTCGCCCATTTGCATAGGCACTCAAATCACACTCACTACAACAGGTACTAATGTTTCCAGTTATCGGTGGCGTAGCAGACCAGCAGGGTCAACTACATACACCACGTTGACTGGAGAAACGTCCGCTTCACTAATAACTACACCAACTGAAAGTACAACATATGAGGTAGTAGGTATTAGCAGCTTCGGTTGTTCTCAAACTAGTCCACGCACACTCACCATTAATGTGAACCCATTGCCGACGGTGTCGGTGACTCCGGCCGCGCCGGCTTATTGCGCTGGCGGGTCGACTAGCCTGACGGCCAGTGGTGCTACTTCGTACACCTGGTCGCCGGCCACGGGCCTGAGTGCGACGACAGGCGCCACTGTTACGGCAAACCCATCTGTGACGACCACCTACACCGTCACGGGCACCAACAATGGCTGCACTAACACAGCTACGGTGACAGTGACGGTTAATCCGTTGCCGACAGTATCGGCCTCGGCTGCTCCGGCCACTATCTGCGCAGGCAGCTCCTCGACGCTGACGGCTTCGACCACTAGCACAGGCACGATTACTTATAGCTGGTCCACAGGCCAGACAGGAGCTTCTATCTCTGTTAACCCGGCGGCAACGACCACTTACACGGTAACGGCCACCAACTCAGCCACGAGCTGCACGAATACGGCCACGGTGACCGTGACGGTCAATCCAACCCCGGTGGTGTCGGCCTTAACGGGCAACAGCCCCGTGTGCTCGGGCCTCAACGTGAACCTGGCAGCCACAGCCAGCAACGCCACCAGCTATACCTGGACGCGTCGCCTTGGGGCGGGGGCGGTGACCACGCTGGCCACGACCACGACCAACACGTATAGCACGCCGGCTCCGGCAGTGAGCAGCCCAACGGCTTACACCTATGGGGTGGTCGCCACCAGCAGCGCCAGCTGCGTATCAACCGAGCGTACCGTTGATGTTACGGTGAACCCCCTGCCAACCATTAGCTCCATCACATCAAACCCTGCTAATGGTGTTGTCTGCCTTAATTCTTCTATTTCATTAACCACAGCCGGAAGCAATGTTTCTAGCTACCAGTGGTCGAAACGGATAGGTACGTCAGGCGGATTTACGGTTATCACTGGCGAAACATCTGCCTCGCTGTCTGATTCGCCAACGCAGAATACTACCTATCGGGTAATAGGCACCAGCAGCTTTGGTTGCGTCGATACCGGTGCTCAGGCCTTTGATGTCACGGTGAATCCGCTGCCGACGGTTGCAGTGACACCTGCATCACCTACCATTACCCAAGGCTCTTCTACTCCTCTCACGGCCAGTGGTGCTGTTTCCTACTCTTGGTCGCCAGCAGATGGGTTGGACGTTACGACGGGAGCTACTGTAAACGCTAGCCCCAGCGCTACAACTACCTACACCGTAACAGGGACCAGTGCTTCCGGCTGCCTCAATACGCAACAGGTAACGGTAACCGTATCGAAGCCCCTGCCGGTAGAGCTTATCAGCTTCACGGCTGCCTGGACGGGTAAACACCCCACCCTGAACTGGGCTACGGCTTCTGAGCGGAACAGCGCCTACTTTGATATAGAGCGCAGCGTGGATGGCGGCCGTACCTTTAAGGTGGTTGGCCAGGTAGCCGGTGCCGGTACGGCCAGTACCCGCACAGACTACAAGTTTGACGATATGAGCCTCACCCAGGCTACCGTAGGTACCGTGTTTTACCGCTTGCGGCAGGTTGATCTGGACAAGAAGTCCAACACCTCAGTCATTCGTTCAGTGCAGGTTCCGGCGGCAGCGCAAACCTTCCAGGCTGGCGTATACCCTAACCCGTATGAAAATACGGTAACGGTGCAGTTCAACACCCTGGGTGCGGGCGCAGTGTACCTGACGGTGCATGACGTATTGGGCCAGCGCTTGCTGCAAAAAACAGTGAACTACGGCGCTGCCGGCGAGCAGGAGCTGAAACTGCCACAGGCCGCCAGCTGGCCAACCGGTGTGTACTACCTGACTATCCGCCAGGGTAATCAGCAGAAAGTAGTGAAGATGAGCCGCCGCTAATCCACCGCTTATCTGACCATAGTAAAAGCCAGGACCCACCAGGTCCTGGCTTTTTTGTTTGCTGAAGAGAGGAATTAAGGTCTCCCCAGATTTCCTACTTTTGATTTCTTATCTCTCTACTCCAACTCCCGCCATGTCCGACGCTCACCCCACGCTACTCTTCCTCCACGGCTTCGGCGAATCACGGGAGGTCTGGACGGATTTTACCCGCGGCTTTCCGGACGAGTACCGTTTGCTCACGCTAAACCTGCTGGGGCACGGCACCAACGTGCACGATATCCGGGACTACTCCATGGAAGCCCAGGCGCGCTACGTGGCGGAACAGCTACGGCAGAAAAGCGTGGAGAAGGCCCTGCTGGTGTGCCATAGCATGGGCGGCTATGTGGCGCTGGCATTTGCCGAGCGCTACCCCGAGATGGTAGCCGGTATGGTGCTATTCCACTCCACCGCCCTGCCCGATACGGAAGAGAAGAAAGCCAACCGCGACAAGAACATGGATTTCGTGCGCCGCAATGGGGTGGAGAAGTTCATGGAGTCGTTTATCCGGCCTCTGTTTGCGCCCGTGAACCGGGAGCGGCTGCTGGAGCGCCGCGAGTTTCTGGAGGATATCGGCAAAGCTACCCCGCAGGATACCGTGCTGGGCGCCCTGCAAGCCATGCGCGACCGGCCGGACCGTACGCAGGTGCTGCGCAATGCCCGGTTCCCGGTGCTGTTCGTTGTGGGAAAAGAGGATGTGGCCGTATCAGTGGAAAGCATTTTGCCACAACTGGCCCTGCCCGCGCAAAGCCATGCCCTGCTCCTGAGCAATGTAGGCCACCTGGGCTATTTTGAAGAGCCGGAAGTTACCTGCCGGGCAGTAATGAACTTCGCGGGTGGGGTGTTTGGAAAGTAACCAGCCCCGATCATTAAAGAGCCACCTGGCGGCTATCTGACTTTTATTAAAAGAGCCCTTGACGTATGGTACGTCAAGGGCTCTTTTATAAATGGATTTTAAAAGGAAGAACTTACTTCAGCAGTCCCATTTCCAGCATTTTCTCTGCAATCTGTACGGCGTTAGTCGCCGCGCCTTTGCGCAGGTTATCGGCCACCACCCACATGTTCAGGGTGCGGGGCTGAGACTCGTCGCGGCGGATGCGGCCTACCAGCACGGCATCTTTGCCGTGGGCATCTTTGGGCATGGGGTAGCGGTTCTGCGCTGGGTCGTCCACCACTTCCACACCTTCAGTTTGGGCAAGGATTTTATAGACATCAGCCAGCTCGAATTCCTTTTCAAACTCCACGTTAATGGCCTCGGAGTGGCCGCCTACTACGGGAATGCGCACGGTGGTAGCGGTTACCTGAATGGAGTCGTCGCCCATGATTTTCTTGGTCTCCTTCACCATCTTCATTTCCTCCTTGGTGTAACCGTTTTCCTCAAACACATCAATGTGAGGCAGCACGTTCAGGTCAATGGTATGCGGGTAGGCACGGGGCGCGGCATCGGGCGTGCCGGCGCGCTCTGCCATGAGTTGGTCTACGGCTTTCTTGCCCGTGCCCGTAACGCTCTGGTAGGTGCTTACCACAATGCGCTTGATGCGGTAGGCATCGTGCAGGGTATGCAGGGCCAGCACCATCTGAATGGTGGAACAGTTAGGGTTGGCAATGATTTTATCAGCGGAAGTCAGGTCTTTGGCGTTGATTTCGGGCACCACCAGCTTTTTGGTAGGGTCCATGCGCCAGGCTGAGGAGTTGTCAATCACCACGGTGCCCACTTCCGCAAAACGCGGGGCCTGCTCTTTGGATACGGAGCCGCCCGCCGAGAAAATGGCTACGTCCGGACGGGCCGCAATGGCGTCGTCCATGCTCACTACTTTGAATTTTCGGCCCTGAAATTCTATTTCCTGACCCACCGATTTTTCCGAAGCTACGGGCAGTAGCTCGGTAACGGGAAACTGGCGCTCGGCCAGCACTTTCAGCATTTCGCCCCCAACCAGGCCGGTGGCTCCTACAATTGCGACTTTCATAAAATCGTGCAGCAAAAAAATGAAGCTTCGGGCAAGCCCAAAGCATGGCAAATGTCGGGAAAAGCCGGTTACTTAGATGTATGATCCGGCCTGTGCCCGGCCAGGTCCCCCTTTCTTTTTTGTTTGTTTCCCTCGTGAACCACGTTTCCTGCGCGTTGGCGCCCCGTTTTGCGCATATTCCGCTGCTTTCTTGCCTACTTCTTTTCCTGATTGGAGCGGCCTTGCCAGCCCAGGCTCAGCTAAGTGACTCCTTCGCCGACGGAAATTTCATCGAAAATCCTGCCTGGACGGGAGACGCCGCCAGCTTTGAAGTAAACACCGCACTGCAGCTGCAAAGCAACGGCCCCGCCGTCACGGGCACCAGCCTGCAGCTGGTTACGCCCAGCGTAGCGGCCTCGGGCACCACCTGGGAATTCTACGCCAACCTAAAGCTGGCCACCAGCAGCGGCAACCTGGCCGATGTGTG carries:
- a CDS encoding T9SS type A sorting domain-containing protein, producing MRTLYKLLGSFLLLFYFFSTSDALAASCSNQIKVNYYNPDGTSAPTVTINNGSSGAPIPVCSNVGTSTILYVSSTSDAKLSLYRLDGTTEVLITSGVRAADAQIAFTVTPTTNTRYRIRSQAQSCSGGTTDNYGDVTLQPSLGVTSSVASLCSGGPVTLIATGSQSGVYAWYIGGVLQSETGTTITRTLTATTTFTVTAFTNSTCGNSSQEITVPVNSLTVTPITNTVCSGAAATFTATYSGSAATFRWYNSAGTLVQTTGPGISSTFTTGNLTTATTYRVDATTADCSTTLTQNLSVAIAPITATITPSTTIVCNNGAVTLTAGSNNANATYQWLSSSTANGTFTNISGATGPTYSFVAGSPAPDLFYQVTATGRTAAGVAVCSATSATATVTKVASATNSVSPTAATVCAGTPTTLTATSNITGATYAWYTSTSSQVLSTSATYTPSPTTTTTYKVDIVTSCGTQTLSSVITVNPLPTVTATASPTAVCAGVNSQLTASGATTYSWLPATNLSNASIANPVFNSSTAGTYTYTVTGTNANGCVNTATVTVTVNALPVVTITPAAPATCAGTPVQLTASGATSYSWLPATNLSAANIANPVFTSSTAGTYTYTVTGTNASGCTSTQTVTVTVNPTPVVSALTSNNPVCAGNSVNLVATATNAASYTWSRTLNGVTTALGTTTTNTLSTQAPAVTNSTVYTYAVFATSSAGCASVERTVAVTVNPLPTITAITSNPASPICIGTQITLTTTGTNVSSYRWRSRPAGSTTYTTLTGETSASLITTPTESTTYEVVGISSFGCSQTSPRTLTINVNPLPTVSVTPAAPAYCAGGSTSLTASGATSYTWSPATGLSATTGATVTANPSVTTTYTVTGTNNGCTNTATVTVTVNPLPTVSASAAPATICAGSSSTLTASTTSTGTITYSWSTGQTGASISVNPAATTTYTVTATNSATSCTNTATVTVTVNPTPVVSALTGNSPVCSGLNVNLAATASNATSYTWTRRLGAGAVTTLATTTTNTYSTPAPAVSSPTAYTYGVVATSSASCVSTERTVDVTVNPLPTISSITSNPANGVVCLNSSISLTTAGSNVSSYQWSKRIGTSGGFTVITGETSASLSDSPTQNTTYRVIGTSSFGCVDTGAQAFDVTVNPLPTVAVTPASPTITQGSSTPLTASGAVSYSWSPADGLDVTTGATVNASPSATTTYTVTGTSASGCLNTQQVTVTVSKPLPVELISFTAAWTGKHPTLNWATASERNSAYFDIERSVDGGRTFKVVGQVAGAGTASTRTDYKFDDMSLTQATVGTVFYRLRQVDLDKKSNTSVIRSVQVPAAAQTFQAGVYPNPYENTVTVQFNTLGAGAVYLTVHDVLGQRLLQKTVNYGAAGEQELKLPQAASWPTGVYYLTIRQGNQQKVVKMSRR
- a CDS encoding aspartate-semialdehyde dehydrogenase; its protein translation is MKVAIVGATGLVGGEMLKVLAERQFPVTELLPVASEKSVGQEIEFQGRKFKVVSMDDAIAARPDVAIFSAGGSVSKEQAPRFAEVGTVVIDNSSAWRMDPTKKLVVPEINAKDLTSADKIIANPNCSTIQMVLALHTLHDAYRIKRIVVSTYQSVTGTGKKAVDQLMAERAGTPDAAPRAYPHTIDLNVLPHIDVFEENGYTKEEMKMVKETKKIMGDDSIQVTATTVRIPVVGGHSEAINVEFEKEFELADVYKILAQTEGVEVVDDPAQNRYPMPKDAHGKDAVLVGRIRRDESQPRTLNMWVVADNLRKGAATNAVQIAEKMLEMGLLK
- a CDS encoding alpha/beta fold hydrolase, translating into MSDAHPTLLFLHGFGESREVWTDFTRGFPDEYRLLTLNLLGHGTNVHDIRDYSMEAQARYVAEQLRQKSVEKALLVCHSMGGYVALAFAERYPEMVAGMVLFHSTALPDTEEKKANRDKNMDFVRRNGVEKFMESFIRPLFAPVNRERLLERREFLEDIGKATPQDTVLGALQAMRDRPDRTQVLRNARFPVLFVVGKEDVAVSVESILPQLALPAQSHALLLSNVGHLGYFEEPEVTCRAVMNFAGGVFGK